GCGCCGCACGGGCATGACGCGCGAGAACCACGTGGAGCTGCCCCATGATCCCGAGCCCGATCACGACGACGCGCTCGCCGCCACGCAGCGCCGCGCGACGGATCGATTTCACCGTGCATGCCAGCGGCTCGATCAGCGCGGCGTCGGCGAACGTCACGTGCGCGGGCAAGCGCAACGTATCGGCGCTCACCTGACCGGCGGGCACCGCGAAGTACTCCGCCATGCCGCCGGGAACGAGCTTGCCGCTACGCCACGCGAGGCACTGCACGTACTCGCCGCGCGCGCACAAGCGGCAGGTCATGCACGGCGCGTGATGATGCACGAAGACGCGCTCGCCGGGCCGGAAGTCCACGACGTCGGGTGCGACCGCCGCCACCTCGCCCGCGGGCTCGTGCCCGAAGACGAGCGGCGCTTTGCGCTGCATGTACCAGCCCATGATGTCGCCGGTACAGATCCCGCACGCGCGCGTGCGCACCAGGATCTCGCCGGAACCGAGCGGCGGTACGTCCATCTCGGTGACGTCGACCGAGAGATCCCGGTCGAGGCGAGCGGCACGCATGGTGCGGGGGATCATGGGAGAGCGCGCGGCGCCTTCCGCGAGCGAACGTGAATCACGCGCCTTGCGGCACGAGCGCGTACTTGATGCCCTGACCTTGCTGCAGAAGGCTCAGCACCTGATGCAGCTCCGGAAAGGAGTAGGTCCCGGTGATCAGCGGACGACCGTCGATGTGTCCTTCGCCAAGCAGCGATTGTGCCTTGCGCACGTCGCGCGGCGTGAAGTGGAAGGGGCTCATCAGCGTGATCTGATCGTAGTGCAGTCGCGCCGTATCGAAGGAAACGCGGGTGCCGGACGGGCAACCGCCGAACAGCACGACGGTACCGCCGCGCCGCGCGTAGTGGATGGCCTGCTCCCACACGCTCGGCTGTCCCGTGCACTCGATCACGACATCCGCACCGCGGCCCTGGGTGGCGTCGAGGATCTCTGCCTGCGCCTGGTCCGGCTCGGACGCCAGGATCACCTTGGCGCCGAGATCCTCGGCCATCTGCGCACGGTACTGACGCCGTCCGAGCACGATCACGTCGTGCACACCCGACGCCTTCAGCACCAACAGATGCAGCAGGCTGATCGCTCCCGCGCCGATGATCAGCACGGTGTCGTCCGCTCGCACCCGCAGGCGGTCGATCGCATGCACCACGCACGACAGCGGCTCGAGAAGCGCGGCTTCGGCGTACCCGAGCGAGTCCGTCTTCGGAAACATGTTGGTCTCGACGACCGCCGCGGGCAGCTTCACGTACTCGGCGTAGGCCCCGAGCACCATGTTCTCCATGACAGTCGTACAGAGATTCTCTTGCTCGTGTCGGCAGTAGTAGCAGGTCTTGCAGGGAGCGGTTGGCACCGCCATCACCGCATCGCCCTCACGGAAGCCGCGGACGCCCTTCCCCGCGAACGCGACGTCACCCGCGAACTCGTGCCCGAAAAGCGTCGGCATCGGCATCTTCGGATGGCCGCGCAGAAAGGCCTTGAGGTCGGTTCCGCAGGTGAGCGCCGTCGATACCCTCACGACGACCTCACCGGGCCCGGGTACGGGCGTATCGACCTCTTCGTAAGAGATCTTCCCGGGCTCGAGCAGAAGATGTGCCAACATATGACCCGCCACGCCCCCCTGGTGCCGGCAACTCGCCGGAGCGCGCCGGCGACGCAATTCGCTCTCGTCTACTGACGGGGTACCACCTTGTCAAGGCGAACGGCCCGTGTCGACGATTCACGCGCGTCACGAACGGCGGACCTTCTCCTCGAGTCGCTTCAGCACGACGTCCGGCACCAGACCTTCGACGTCCCCGCCCAACGTAACGACTTCTTTGACAAGACGCGAGCTCGTATAGAAATGCGCTTCGCCCGCCATCATGAAGATCGTCTCGAGGTTCGATTTGAGATGCCGATTCATCATCGTCATCTGGAATTCGTATTCGAAGTCGGCCACGGCGCGAAGCCCGCGGATGATGACCTTCGCGTTCATCCGCTCCACGTAGTCGACGAGCAGTCCGTTGAAGCGATCGGCGATCACGCGACCGCCGTAGCGTCGGAACACGTCCGCAATCATCTTCACCCGCTCGTCGGGCGTGAACATCGCGCTGTCCTTGTGGATGTTGTACGCGACCGCCACGATGACGCGATCGAACACCTGCAGGCTGCGCTCGATGATGTCGACGTGGCCGTTGGTGATCGGGTCGAACGAGCCGGCGTAGACGGCGACGCTCGTATCGGCACCTCTCCGTTTACGCGCCGGCATGCTCACCCGTCCGCGAAGCGCCGGCGCGGTAGAACGCGATGTTCGTATCCCCATATCGTCTGTTGAGCTCCTGCGAGAACCGCCCGACAGTCCGGGCCGCCGGCTCGCCGCGACCGTGCTCGACCACGACCCACCCCCCGTCGACGACGAGCTCCGACTCGTCGAGCGCCGCCAGCGTGCGCTCGACCCACCCCTGGCCGTACGGCGGGTCGATGAACACCCGATCGAAGCGGCGTCCCGAGGCGGCAAGGTGCCTGATGGCACGATCCGCCGGCATCGTCAGAACCTCGCCGACGAGGCCCGTGGCCGTGAGATTGGCCGTGATGGCTTCGCTCGCGGCGCGCGCCGGGTCGACGAACACCGCCTCACGAGCGCCGCGGCTCAACGCTTCGAGGCCGAGCGTCCCCGCGCCCGCGAACAGGTCGAGCACGGCGCACCCCTCGAAGCTCTCACGGCTTTCCAGCATCGAAAACACGGCCTCTTTCACCCGATCGGCGGTCGGACGCACGAGCCGTCCCTTGGGAGCGCGCAGCCGCCGTCCGCGCGCGATACCTGCCACGATGCGCATGTTGCCAGGCTACGAACGCATGTC
This genomic stretch from Deltaproteobacteria bacterium harbors:
- a CDS encoding zinc-binding dehydrogenase produces the protein MRVSTALTCGTDLKAFLRGHPKMPMPTLFGHEFAGDVAFAGKGVRGFREGDAVMAVPTAPCKTCYYCRHEQENLCTTVMENMVLGAYAEYVKLPAAVVETNMFPKTDSLGYAEAALLEPLSCVVHAIDRLRVRADDTVLIIGAGAISLLHLLVLKASGVHDVIVLGRRQYRAQMAEDLGAKVILASEPDQAQAEILDATQGRGADVVIECTGQPSVWEQAIHYARRGGTVVLFGGCPSGTRVSFDTARLHYDQITLMSPFHFTPRDVRKAQSLLGEGHIDGRPLITGTYSFPELHQVLSLLQQGQGIKYALVPQGA
- the rsmD gene encoding 16S rRNA (guanine(966)-N(2))-methyltransferase RsmD, with protein sequence MRIVAGIARGRRLRAPKGRLVRPTADRVKEAVFSMLESRESFEGCAVLDLFAGAGTLGLEALSRGAREAVFVDPARAASEAITANLTATGLVGEVLTMPADRAIRHLAASGRRFDRVFIDPPYGQGWVERTLAALDESELVVDGGWVVVEHGRGEPAARTVGRFSQELNRRYGDTNIAFYRAGASRTGEHAGA
- the coaD gene encoding pantetheine-phosphate adenylyltransferase gives rise to the protein MPARKRRGADTSVAVYAGSFDPITNGHVDIIERSLQVFDRVIVAVAYNIHKDSAMFTPDERVKMIADVFRRYGGRVIADRFNGLLVDYVERMNAKVIIRGLRAVADFEYEFQMTMMNRHLKSNLETIFMMAGEAHFYTSSRLVKEVVTLGGDVEGLVPDVVLKRLEEKVRRS
- a CDS encoding alcohol dehydrogenase catalytic domain-containing protein produces the protein MIPRTMRAARLDRDLSVDVTEMDVPPLGSGEILVRTRACGICTGDIMGWYMQRKAPLVFGHEPAGEVAAVAPDVVDFRPGERVFVHHHAPCMTCRLCARGEYVQCLAWRSGKLVPGGMAEYFAVPAGQVSADTLRLPAHVTFADAALIEPLACTVKSIRRAALRGGERVVVIGLGIMGQLHVVLARHARAAQVIGLDRVPFRLDRARELGAHAVVHVDERDPVEAVGELTGGDMADAVIIGPGSVEAMELGIRLAGRGATAVFFTAGRPDDRLAIVPHDLYFREIRLVPSYSCGPNDTREALDLIERGVVRRAQVVTHEFPLEQVAEAYRTAAMTSALKTIVTFDA